The region CCAGTGCAGTCGCCTTATCGCCGGGGGATCCTTGTCTTCCACCCCGATGAGCACGCCTTGCAGCTCGGTGCCCCCTTCCCCAAGCTTCTCGGCGCCCAGTCCGGGCTCGGGGAGCGAGCAGAAGACACACATAGAGGATTTCTACTGGATGTCCGGTTATCAACAGCAGTTGAATCCAGAGGCGCTGGGCTTCAGCCCCGAAGACGCAGTCGAGGCGCTCATCAACAGCAGTCACCAGCTCCAGTCCTTCGATGGCTACGCGAGGGGCCAGCAGTTTACTGGCGCGGCCGGGACAGGAGGCTCCATGGCCGGGGAAGAGATGGGCTCCGCCGCAGCCGTGGTGTCAGCTGTGATCGCTGCGGCAGCTGCCCAGAACGGGGCGcaacaccaccaccaccatcatcaccaccacAACGGCAGTCACCACCAGGCACCCGGCGTTCAGTCCAACGGCACTTCTGGGACGAATCACCCTCACATGCGCCTGGAGGATCGGTTCTCAGACGAGCAGCTGGTGACCATGTCGGTGCGGGAGCTCAACCGGCAGCTGCGGGGGGTCAGCAAGGAAGAGGTGATCCGACTGAAGCAGAAGAGGAGGACCCTAAAGAACAGAGGCTACGCTCAGTCATGCCGGTTCAAGCGGGTTCAGC is a window of Xiphophorus maculatus strain JP 163 A chromosome 4, X_maculatus-5.0-male, whole genome shotgun sequence DNA encoding:
- the LOC102222700 gene encoding transcription factor Maf, which translates into the protein MASELAMSNSDLPTSPLAMEYVNDFDLMKFEVKKEPVEPDRNISQCSRLIAGGSLSSTPMSTPCSSVPPSPSFSAPSPGSGSEQKTHIEDFYWMSGYQQQLNPEALGFSPEDAVEALINSSHQLQSFDGYARGQQFTGAAGTGGSMAGEEMGSAAAVVSAVIAAAAAQNGAQHHHHHHHHHNGSHHQAPGVQSNGTSGTNHPHMRLEDRFSDEQLVTMSVRELNRQLRGVSKEEVIRLKQKRRTLKNRGYAQSCRFKRVQQRHVLEGEKTQLMQQVEHLKQEISRLVRERDAYKEKYEKLISNGFRENGSSSDNNPSSPEFFMSSRKFLHL